A window of the Lactuca sativa cultivar Salinas chromosome 7, Lsat_Salinas_v11, whole genome shotgun sequence genome harbors these coding sequences:
- the LOC111890915 gene encoding heterogeneous nuclear ribonucleoprotein 1 isoform X2, whose protein sequence is MDPGKLFIGGISWDTNEDSLREYFQTFGEVIEAVIMKDRITGRARGFGFVVFLNPVVAERVVKEKHIIDGRTVEAKKAVPRDDQQTINRSNNGSIHGSPSPSQTSSKKIFVGGLAPTVSELDFKNYFDQFGIITDVVVMYDHNTQRPRGFGFITYKSEESVDKVLLKTFHELNGKMVEVKRAVPKEISPGPIRNYGLSRVNSFVNGYNQRTDGRFSLVSGVRGGLPPFSLSNVGPNSDSGLGTNYGGNGIVNSGVGYGRVLNINPMFSVGSNRYAMGGGGTGNESLISSLNHNIWSNGSQNYRNGSIGDSFAPGIGFGSNGAIWSNLDSDQGGVGGGGNSSFIGRNPIGYRRNGGNSITPTSLYGEINGGGGGGGGGGDLFSVDPTWRPLSPELEVPGFFGYGFGNGSNRGIAT, encoded by the exons ATGGACCCTGGGAAGTTGTTCATCGGTGGGATTTCATGGGACACCAATGAAGATAGTTTAAGGGAATATTTTCAGACTTTCGGTGAAGTAATTGAAGCCGTAATCATGAAGGATCGAATCACAGGTCGTGCTCGCGGGTTTGGTTTTGTAGTTTTTTTAAACCCTGTTGTCGCTGAAAGAGTCGTCAAGGAAAAACATATCATAGATGGTAGAACA GTAGAAGCAAAGAAAGCTGTCCCTAGGGACGATCAACAAACCATTAACAGGAGCAACAATGGCAGCATTCATGGTTCCCCTTCGCCAAGTCAAACCAGTAGCAAAAAGATTTTCGTGGGAGGTTTAGCGCCAACAGTCTCAGAACTCGATTTCAAGAACTATTTTGATCAATTCGGGATAATTACAGACGTAGTGGTGATGTATGATCACAACACCCAAAGACCTCGAGGTTTTGGATTCATTACTTATAAATCAGAAGAATCCGTTGACAAAGTTTTGCTGAAAACTTTCCATGAACTCAATGGTAAAATGGTGGAAGTGAAACGTGCAGTTCCTAAGGAGATATCTCCAGGGCCTATTCGTAATTATGGATTAAGTAGAGTTAATAGTTTTGTTAATGGATATAACCAAAGAACAGATGGTAGGTTTAGTTTAGTGAGTGGTGTTCGGGGTGGATTACCACCGTTTAGCCTATCTAATGTGGGACCCAACTCTGATTCCGGTTTAGGTACGAACTATGGAGGGAATGGAATTGTTAATTCCGGTGTTGGGTATGGGCGTGTGTTAAACATAAACCCTATGTTTAGTGTCGGTTCAAACAGATATGCCATGGGAGGTGGTGGAACCGGAAATGAATCTCTCATTAGCTCACTAAATCACAACATATGGAGTAATGGGAGTCAGAATTATAGAAACGGTTCAATTGGTGATTCCTTTGCTCCTGGAATTGGGTTTGGTAGTAATGGAGCGATTTGGAGTAATCTTGATTCCGATCAAggtggtgttggtggtggtgggaATTCTAGCTTCATTGGTAGGAATCCTATTGGATACAGAAGAAATGGTGGTAATAGCATTACACCAACCTCTTTGTATGGTGAGATtaatggtggtggcggtggcggtggtggtggtggtgatttgTTTTCTGTTGACCCCACATGGCGGCCATTGTCGCCTGAGCTTGAAGTACCTGGTTTCTTTGGTTATGGTTTTGGAAATGGATCGAATAGAG GAATTGCTACTTAA
- the LOC111890915 gene encoding heterogeneous nuclear ribonucleoprotein 1 isoform X1, protein MDPGKLFIGGISWDTNEDSLREYFQTFGEVIEAVIMKDRITGRARGFGFVVFLNPVVAERVVKEKHIIDGRTVEAKKAVPRDDQQTINRSNNGSIHGSPSPSQTSSKKIFVGGLAPTVSELDFKNYFDQFGIITDVVVMYDHNTQRPRGFGFITYKSEESVDKVLLKTFHELNGKMVEVKRAVPKEISPGPIRNYGLSRVNSFVNGYNQRTDGRFSLVSGVRGGLPPFSLSNVGPNSDSGLGTNYGGNGIVNSGVGYGRVLNINPMFSVGSNRYAMGGGGTGNESLISSLNHNIWSNGSQNYRNGSIGDSFAPGIGFGSNGAIWSNLDSDQGGVGGGGNSSFIGRNPIGYRRNGGNSITPTSLYGEINGGGGGGGGGGDLFSVDPTWRPLSPELEVPGFFGYGFGNGSNRGISYMPSEVL, encoded by the exons ATGGACCCTGGGAAGTTGTTCATCGGTGGGATTTCATGGGACACCAATGAAGATAGTTTAAGGGAATATTTTCAGACTTTCGGTGAAGTAATTGAAGCCGTAATCATGAAGGATCGAATCACAGGTCGTGCTCGCGGGTTTGGTTTTGTAGTTTTTTTAAACCCTGTTGTCGCTGAAAGAGTCGTCAAGGAAAAACATATCATAGATGGTAGAACA GTAGAAGCAAAGAAAGCTGTCCCTAGGGACGATCAACAAACCATTAACAGGAGCAACAATGGCAGCATTCATGGTTCCCCTTCGCCAAGTCAAACCAGTAGCAAAAAGATTTTCGTGGGAGGTTTAGCGCCAACAGTCTCAGAACTCGATTTCAAGAACTATTTTGATCAATTCGGGATAATTACAGACGTAGTGGTGATGTATGATCACAACACCCAAAGACCTCGAGGTTTTGGATTCATTACTTATAAATCAGAAGAATCCGTTGACAAAGTTTTGCTGAAAACTTTCCATGAACTCAATGGTAAAATGGTGGAAGTGAAACGTGCAGTTCCTAAGGAGATATCTCCAGGGCCTATTCGTAATTATGGATTAAGTAGAGTTAATAGTTTTGTTAATGGATATAACCAAAGAACAGATGGTAGGTTTAGTTTAGTGAGTGGTGTTCGGGGTGGATTACCACCGTTTAGCCTATCTAATGTGGGACCCAACTCTGATTCCGGTTTAGGTACGAACTATGGAGGGAATGGAATTGTTAATTCCGGTGTTGGGTATGGGCGTGTGTTAAACATAAACCCTATGTTTAGTGTCGGTTCAAACAGATATGCCATGGGAGGTGGTGGAACCGGAAATGAATCTCTCATTAGCTCACTAAATCACAACATATGGAGTAATGGGAGTCAGAATTATAGAAACGGTTCAATTGGTGATTCCTTTGCTCCTGGAATTGGGTTTGGTAGTAATGGAGCGATTTGGAGTAATCTTGATTCCGATCAAggtggtgttggtggtggtgggaATTCTAGCTTCATTGGTAGGAATCCTATTGGATACAGAAGAAATGGTGGTAATAGCATTACACCAACCTCTTTGTATGGTGAGATtaatggtggtggcggtggcggtggtggtggtggtgatttgTTTTCTGTTGACCCCACATGGCGGCCATTGTCGCCTGAGCTTGAAGTACCTGGTTTCTTTGGTTATGGTTTTGGAAATGGATCGAATAGAGGTATATCATACATGCCAAGTGAAGTGTTATGA
- the LOC111891068 gene encoding U-box domain-containing protein 4 has protein sequence MVSLEETRRSNSSITRPYPYYTPPLSSSSPSRSKHMGRSMRTIRSNFHQSDYSNACSFTSTETHFNDENLTDSVIDVHLQELATATCGSNRKPLKSASSTMSSDDFLEISQAFSDFSAYSSDISGELQRLATFPEESRENDENRELQPEPEPCEGFLQRENFSTEIIESISPEDLQPTVKICVDSLRSSSVAVKRSAAAKLRLLAKNRSDNRALIGESGAIPALIPLLRCTDPWTQEHAVTALLNLSLLDDNKPLIANTEAVKSLIYVVKTGTEVSKQNAACALLSLALVDENKASIGACGAIPPLVSLLINGSNRGKKDALTTLYKLCSMKANKKRAVSAGVVKPLVELVAGETGVGMAEKAMVVLSSLAAIEEGKTAIVEEGGITALVEVIEDGTSVKGKEFAVVTLLQVCEEGVYSGRNRGLLVGEGAIPPLVALSQTSTARTKHKAERLLGYLREQRQEGSSTPI, from the exons ATGGTGTCTCTTGAAGAAACCCGTCGTTCTAATTCCTCCATAACTCGACCTTACCCTTACTATACACCAcctttatcttcttcttcacctTCCAGGAGCAAACATATGGGTCGCTCCATGAGAACCATTCGTTCAAATTTCCACCAATCCGATTACAGCAACGCGTGTTCCTTCACATCCACCGAAACCCACTTTAACGATGAAAACCTTACTGATTCTGTTATCGATGTTCATTTGCAGGAGCTCGCTACAGCTACCTGTGGGAGCAACCGTAAGCCGTTGAAATCAGCGTCTTCCACGATGTCCTCTGACGATTTTTTAGAAATTTCTCAAGCCTTCAGTGATTTCTCGGCTTACAGTAGTGATATATCGGGAGAATTACAACGGTTGGCCACTTTCCCGGAGGAATCGAGAGAGAATGATGAGAATCGGGAGCTGCAACCGGAGCCGGAGCCTTGTGAAGGGTTTCTGCAACGGGAGAATTTCTCAACGGAGATAATTGAGAGCATTTCGCCTGAGGATTTACAGCCGACTGTTAAGATCTGTGTTGATAGTCTCAGGTCGAGTTCCGTTGCCGTGAAGAGGTCGGCGGCAGCGAAGCTGAGACTGCTAGCGAAGAACCGATCAGATAATCGAGCGTTAATCGGAGAGTCCGGCGCCATTCCGGCGTTGATTCCACTTCTCCGGTGTACCGATCCTTGGACTCAAGAGCACGCCGTTACTGCGCTACTTAATCTATCTCTCCTCGACGATAACAAACCACTGATTGCCAACACCGAAGCAGTAAAATCCCTAATTTATGTTGTAAAAACCGGGACGGAAGTTTCAAAGCAAAACGCTGCCTGTGCGTTGTTAAGTTTAGCTTTGGTCGACGAAAACAAGGCGTCAATCGGAGCTTGCGGAGCTATTCCTCCATTGGTATCTCTCCTAATCAATGGTTCTAATCGAGGGAAGAAAGACGCGTTAACCACTCTGTATAAGCTCTGCTCGATGAAGGCGAACAAGAAGAGAGCAGTATCTGCTGGGGTGGTGAAGCCTTTGGTGGAGCTGGTTGCCGGGGAAACGGGTGTCGGAATGGCAGAGAAAGCGATGGTGGTGTTGAGTAGCTTGGCGGCGATAGAGGAAGGGAAGACCGCGATCGTGGAAGAAGGTGGGATTACGGCGTTGGTGGAGGTGATTGAGGATGGTACATCGGTGAAAGGGAAAGAATTCGCGGTGGTGACATTGTTGCAGGTGTGTGAAGAAGGTGTTTATAGCGGCAGAAACAGAGGGTTGTTGGTCGGAGAAGGTGCAATTCCGCCGCTTGTTGCTCTTTCACAGACGTCAACCGCCAGAACTAAACACAAG gcTGAAAGATTACTTGGGTACCTGAGAGAACAAAGGCAAGAAGGTTCTTCCACTCCAATATGA